The following are encoded together in the Chiloscyllium plagiosum isolate BGI_BamShark_2017 chromosome 19, ASM401019v2, whole genome shotgun sequence genome:
- the mcat gene encoding malonyl-CoA-acyl carrier protein transacylase, mitochondrial, whose translation MFPSSVAMRLAAFGYRPGHWLQTRLSDLTQCRQLATSRPQSPPGPSVDISAMLGPGPEPEPEPSEARLKELSRRQPRQSSLLLFPGQGTQFVGMGEGLQKYHNARQMFAAAQKILGYDLLSLCMNGPEGELNKTVHCQPAVFVTSLAAVERLHLENPEAIEKCVGAAGFSVGEFAALVFAGAMDFAEALYAVKVRAEAMQEASESIPSGMLSVVGQAGSRFKYACLEAREHCKTLGIEDPVCEVANYLFPNGRVIAGNLQALKYLQQNCRKFHFLRTKLLPVSGAFHTRLMTSATQPLHDILKGINIEKPLISIYSNVDAKKYVNSKHIRQLLVKQLVMPVKWEQTMHAMYEREQGIDFPDTYEVGPGTQLGTMLKNCNLKAWRFYRHVDVKLKDETEEE comes from the exons ATGTTCCCTTCCTCTGTGGCCATGAGACTGGCTGCGTTTGGCTATAGACCGGGACACTGGCTGCAAACCCGGCTGTCAGACCTCACCCAGTGCAGGCAGCTGGCTACCTCCCGGCCCCAGAGTCCTCCAGGCCCTTCCGTGGACATCTCGGCAATGTTAGGGCCAGGGCCGGAGCCGGAGCCGGAGCCGAGTGAAGCTCGGCTGAAAGAGCTGAGCAGGAGGCAGCCCCGGCAGAGCTCACTGCTGCTGTTCCCCGGCCAGGGCACCCAATTTGTGGGAATGGGCGAAGGGCTCCAGAAATACCACAACGCCAGGCAAATGTTCGCAGCAGCCCAGAAGATCCTGGGCTATGACCTGCTGTCTTTGTGTATGAATGGACCGGAGGGAGAGCTAAATAAAACTGTTCACTGCCAGCCAGCAGTTTTTGTCACGTCCTTAGCTGCAGTGGAAAGGCTGCATCTTGAAAACCCTGAA GCCATTGAGAAATGTGTTGGAGCAGCAGGATTCAGTGTGGGAGAGTTTGCTGCCTTGGTCTTTGCAGGAGCAATGGACTTTGCTGAAG CTCTCTATGCTGTGAAAGTGCGGGCAGAGGCTATGCAGGAGGCATCAGAATCCATTCCTAGTGGCATGTTATCTGTTGTGGGGCAAGCTGGATCCAGATTCAAGTATGCCTGCCTGGAGGCTCGTGAACATTGCAAGACATTGGGAATAGAGGATCCTGTGTGTGAAGTGGCTAACTACCTCTTTCCCAATGGACGTGTGATTGCTGGAAATTTACAG GCTCTTAAATATTTGCAGCAGAATTGCCGTAAGTTCCACTTTCTGCGAACTAAACTGCTACCAGTCAGCGGTGCCTTCCACACTCGCCTCATGACATCAGCAACTCAGCCACTCCATGATATCTTGAAGGGAATCAACATTGAGAAACCACTGATATCTATCTATTCCAATGTGGATGCCAAAAAATACGTGAACAGTAAACACATTCGGCAACTGTTGGTGAAACAGCTGGTGATGCCTGTAAAATGGGAACAAACTATGCATGCTATGTATGAACGAGAACAAGGGATTGATTTTCCAGATACATATGAGGTTGGCCCAGGGACCCAGCTTGGGACCATGTTGAAAAACTGCAACCTGAAGGCTTGGAGGTTCTACCGACATGTTGATGTGAAATTAAAGGATGAGACTGAGGAAGAATGA